In bacterium, one genomic interval encodes:
- a CDS encoding D-sedoheptulose 7-phosphate isomerase, translating to MARTFVNSKVAVEEHVFLVKRFFDQQGDKLGEVADILVRAFQSGHRVFFFGNGGSAADAQHLAAEFVGRFQHDRPGLPALALTTDSSALTAIGNDYGYESVFARQIEALGQKEDVAVAISTSGRSPNIREGILAARNRGLTTIGLLGGDGGTAKEMVDIALVVDGRKTARVQEVHILVGHLLCEAVEAALFERRP from the coding sequence ATGGCCCGCACATTCGTCAACTCCAAGGTGGCGGTCGAAGAACACGTGTTCTTGGTCAAGCGGTTCTTCGATCAGCAAGGGGACAAACTCGGCGAAGTGGCGGACATCTTGGTCCGCGCCTTCCAGTCCGGCCACCGGGTCTTCTTCTTCGGCAACGGCGGCTCGGCGGCCGACGCCCAGCACCTCGCGGCCGAGTTCGTCGGCCGCTTCCAGCACGACCGGCCGGGCCTTCCGGCGCTCGCCTTGACGACCGACTCGTCGGCCCTGACGGCGATCGGCAACGACTACGGCTACGAGTCGGTCTTCGCCCGCCAGATCGAGGCGCTCGGCCAGAAGGAAGACGTCGCCGTGGCGATCTCGACCTCCGGCCGCTCGCCGAACATCCGCGAAGGGATCCTCGCCGCGCGGAACCGCGGGCTGACGACGATCGGCCTCTTGGGCGGCGACGGCGGCACGGCGAAGGAGATGGTGGACATCGCCCTGGTCGTGGACGGGCGCAAGACGGCCCGCGTGCAGGAGGTCCACATCCTCGTCGGCCACCTCCTCTGCGAGGCGGTCGAAGCGGCGCTGTTCGAGCGCCGTCCCTGA
- a CDS encoding TM0106 family RecB-like putative nuclease, whose product MSVVSPIVRASDLYDLACCPHRLALDRRLDKSLRTPPDEATKLLLARGNEREAAFAAELGYPEPEYPRGDFAAGARRTAELMQSGAAGIYQAVLFDGEHLAIADLVEREADGSYAPGDIKSSLTARADQALQVAYAGWLLGRTTGAAPRRGFLIFADGRREWFALGEIAHVLDAARRRAEAIVAGREATEPFFTPHCDACRWSGVCVPEMERAGDLSLVDGMTPARRETLRAEGIATIEALAALDGTARRRNAPDADGVEALALQARALLSGEVRVDRPFELAARPGRPLFVHVEANPLEGAIPLALAWGAQGRAEVRALDEPAAKAEGLAAFARAAEASAGPVFHFGAATPRALARLADDAGWPPERIDALERRFFDLGRALRRGAAFLPVRRYRLPEVDAALFGAGEPTPPAFALREQARRDPAGPWSERFEAAAAAPLARMERLLAWMRGAAEEKR is encoded by the coding sequence ATGTCCGTCGTCTCCCCGATCGTCCGCGCCAGCGACCTCTACGACCTCGCCTGCTGCCCGCACCGCCTGGCGCTCGACCGGCGTCTCGACAAGAGCCTCCGCACGCCGCCCGACGAGGCGACGAAGCTGCTCCTCGCGCGCGGCAACGAACGCGAGGCCGCGTTCGCCGCGGAGCTCGGCTATCCCGAGCCGGAGTACCCGCGCGGCGACTTCGCCGCCGGCGCGCGCCGCACCGCCGAACTGATGCAGAGCGGCGCCGCGGGAATCTACCAAGCGGTCCTCTTCGACGGAGAGCACCTCGCGATCGCCGACCTCGTCGAGCGCGAGGCGGACGGCAGCTACGCCCCGGGCGACATCAAGAGCTCGCTGACCGCGCGCGCCGACCAGGCGCTGCAGGTCGCCTACGCCGGCTGGCTGCTCGGGCGGACGACCGGCGCGGCGCCGCGCCGCGGCTTCCTGATCTTCGCCGACGGCCGGCGGGAGTGGTTCGCGCTCGGCGAGATCGCCCACGTCCTCGACGCCGCGCGGCGGCGCGCCGAGGCGATCGTCGCCGGGCGCGAGGCGACCGAGCCGTTCTTCACGCCGCACTGCGACGCCTGCCGCTGGAGCGGCGTCTGCGTGCCGGAGATGGAGCGGGCGGGCGACCTCTCGCTCGTGGACGGCATGACGCCGGCGCGGCGCGAGACGCTGCGCGCCGAGGGGATCGCGACCATCGAGGCGCTGGCCGCGCTCGACGGGACCGCGCGGCGCAGGAACGCGCCCGACGCCGACGGCGTCGAGGCGCTCGCATTGCAGGCGCGCGCGCTGCTCTCCGGCGAGGTGCGCGTCGATCGGCCGTTCGAACTCGCCGCGCGGCCGGGACGGCCGCTCTTCGTCCACGTCGAGGCGAATCCGCTCGAGGGAGCGATTCCGCTCGCGCTCGCCTGGGGCGCGCAGGGGCGCGCGGAAGTGCGCGCGCTCGACGAGCCCGCGGCGAAGGCGGAGGGGCTCGCCGCGTTCGCCCGCGCCGCGGAGGCGTCCGCGGGGCCGGTCTTCCACTTCGGGGCGGCGACGCCGCGCGCGCTCGCCCGCCTCGCCGACGACGCCGGCTGGCCGCCGGAGCGGATCGACGCGCTCGAGCGGCGGTTCTTCGATCTGGGGCGCGCGCTGCGGCGCGGCGCGGCGTTTCTTCCGGTGCGGCGCTACCGCCTCCCGGAGGTGGACGCGGCGCTGTTCGGCGCGGGCGAGCCGACGCCGCCCGCGTTCGCCCTGCGCGAGCAAGCGCGGCGCGATCCCGCAGGGCCGTGGAGCGAGCGGTTCGAGGCCGCCGCCGCCGCGCCGCTGGCGCGGATGGAGCGGCTGCTCGCCTGGATGCGCGGGGCCGCCGAGGAGAAGCGATGA
- a CDS encoding transcriptional repressor produces MATTPGTATLVDRMRMGGIRVTGPRRAIARVLEEAQEHLDVEQITERSKKLDPSVHRATVYRTLGLFKALGMVDELDLLHISGDRHFYEVRKGGDHAHLICTSCGKVLEPESESLDPWKKALADQTGFSLTFLRLEVGGLCPACQKKG; encoded by the coding sequence ATGGCGACGACTCCCGGAACGGCGACCTTGGTCGATCGGATGCGCATGGGCGGAATCCGCGTCACGGGGCCGCGGCGCGCCATCGCCCGCGTGCTCGAAGAGGCGCAGGAGCATCTCGACGTCGAGCAGATCACCGAGCGCTCGAAGAAGCTCGATCCGTCGGTCCATCGGGCGACCGTCTACCGCACGCTGGGCCTCTTCAAGGCCCTCGGGATGGTGGACGAGCTCGACCTGCTGCACATCAGCGGGGACCGGCACTTCTACGAAGTGCGGAAGGGGGGCGACCACGCCCACCTGATCTGCACCAGCTGCGGCAAGGTGCTCGAGCCGGAAAGCGAAAGCCTCGATCCGTGGAAGAAGGCGTTGGCCGACCAGACCGGCTTCTCGCTCACGTTCCTGCGGCTCGAGGTCGGCGGGCTCTGCCCGGCCTGCCAGAAGAAGGGCTGA